The proteins below come from a single Procambarus clarkii isolate CNS0578487 chromosome 54, FALCON_Pclarkii_2.0, whole genome shotgun sequence genomic window:
- the LOC123771359 gene encoding uncharacterized protein: MQVSTCKCPHASPHNQASTCKPSHSSPYMQAPTWKPPHASPRMQDTTCMPPHAIPEMQVPTCKPLNTTSTCKLPHACLHMQAPHASSHMHVPTCKPINTTSTCKPSHACLHLRAPTSKPLYGSPHMQAPHASPEMQVPTCKTPHSRPHMQAPTCKPSHASAHMPVPTCQCPHASALMQDSTCKTPHARLHMQDSTCKTPHASAHMQAPTCKPLQACAHMQAPICKPYIQASTLKCPQASPPICKPHMQAPHIQAPTCKPPQTSAQMQAPTCKPPHASLHMQAFTCKSPHAILHMQASHASR; the protein is encoded by the coding sequence ATGCAAGTGTCCACATGCAAGTGCCCACATGCAAGCCCCCACAATCAAGCCTCCACATGCAAGCCCTCACATTCAAGTCCCTACATGCAAGCTCCCACATGGAAGCCCCCGCATGCAAGCCCCCGCATGCAAGATACCACATGCATGCCCCCACATGCAATCCCCGAGATGCAAGTGCCCACATGCAAGCCCCTAAATACAACCTCCACATGCAAGCTCCCACATGCATGCCTCCACATGCAAGCCCCACATGCAAGCTCCCACATGCATGTGCCCACATGCAAGCCCATAAATACAACCTCCACATGCAAGCCCTCACATGCATGCCTCCACTTGCGAGCCCCCACAAGCAAGCCCTTATATGGAAGCCCCCACATGCAAGCCCCGCATGCAAGCCCCGAGATGCAAGTCCCCACATGTAAGACCCCACATTCAAGACCCCACATGCAAGCCCCAACATGCAAGCCTTCACATGCCAGTGCCCACATGCCAGTGCCCACATGCCAGTGCCCACATGCCAGTGCCCTCATGCAAGATTCCACATGCAAGACTCCACATGCAAGACTCCACATGCAAGACTCCACATGCAAAACTCCACATGCAAGTGCCCACATGCAAGCGCCCACCTGCAAGCCTTTACAAGCATGTGCCCACATGCAAGCCCCCATATGCAAGCCCTACATACAAGCCTCCACACTCAAGTGCCCACAAGCAAGCCCCCCCATATGCAAGCCCCACATGCAAGCCCCCCACATACAAGCCCCTACATGCAAGCCTCCACAAACCAGTGCCCAAATGCAAGCCCCTACATGCAAGCCTCCACATGCAAGCCTTCACATGCAAGCCTTTACATGCAAGTCCCCACATGCAATCCTTCACATGCAAGCCTCACATGCAAgtaggtaa